In the Syntrophus aciditrophicus SB genome, TTCCACCTGGATCTCAAAAAAATCAAAGATCCTGTACTGGTTGCTGCAACAGATGGTGTGGGTACGAAGATCAAGATCGCCCAGATGATGAACAAACACGATACGGTAGGCATCGATCTTGTTGCCATGTCCGTCAACGACATCATCGTTCAGGGAGCTGAACCCATATTTTTCCTTGATTATATCGCCATCGGACAGATGGATGTTGAACGCAACGTCAAGCTTATAGAGGGGATCGTCAAGGGTTGCCAGGAAGCTGGATGTGCCTTGATCGGTGGTGAAACGGCCGAAATGCCGGGCATTTATTCTGAAAACGAATATGATCTGGCCGGCTTCTGCATCGGTGTTGTTGAAAACGGCAGAATCATCGACGGTTCGGACATTCGCGTCGGCGACCGTGTAATCGGAATTGCATCAAACGGCATTCACAGCAACGGATATTCCCTGGTTCGCAAGGTTATATTTGACAAAGCAAAGTTAAATGTCGACGACACAATAGAGGGTATCGAAAATTCCATTGGAGAAGAACTTCTGCGGCCAACACGAATCTATGTCAAACCCGTCCTTAATTTAATGAAGAGCT is a window encoding:
- the purM gene encoding phosphoribosylformylglycinamidine cyclo-ligase is translated as MREQSSYKDAGVDIDKANLFISRIIPLIKMTSRKEVMKGIGGFGGLFHLDLKKIKDPVLVAATDGVGTKIKIAQMMNKHDTVGIDLVAMSVNDIIVQGAEPIFFLDYIAIGQMDVERNVKLIEGIVKGCQEAGCALIGGETAEMPGIYSENEYDLAGFCIGVVENGRIIDGSDIRVGDRVIGIASNGIHSNGYSLVRKVIFDKAKLNVDDTIEGIENSIGEELLRPTRIYVKPVLNLMKSFNIKGIVHITGGGFVDNIPRIVPNQCCTVIRMNSWQIPPIFSIIQELGDIDQMEMVRVFNMGIGMILIVSEKETDDIVERLNMLGEKAYIIGSIEKADGEKSAVSFT